One Oscillospiraceae bacterium genomic window carries:
- the purD gene encoding phosphoribosylamine--glycine ligase produces MNILVVGGGGREHAIVKKISESKRVEKIYCAPGNGGISDIAECVPIKVMEFDKLITFAKEKNVDLTVIGPDDPLVFGISDAFIKAGLKVFGPTKDGAQIEGSKVFSKELMKKYNIPTAKYEVFSDYNDALSYITKENTFPTVIKAEGLALGKGVIIANDLKEAEDALKEIMIDKVFGDSGNRIVIEEFLTGPEISVLSFCDGETIVPMVSAQDHKRAFDNDKGPNTGGMGTFSPSRIYNEKLQEECMNNIFIPTVKALKSEGITYKGVIFFGLMSTKNGVKVIEYNARFGDPETQVVLPRLKTDIVDIFEAVCDGTLKDINVEWEDNACVCVVEASGGYPKKYQTGYEISGLSDIEENIYVYHAGTKKEDGKYYTAGGRVLGITAKSKDLDTAISDAYNAVKNINFTDVHYRKDIGIK; encoded by the coding sequence ATGAATATATTAGTTGTTGGCGGCGGTGGCAGAGAACATGCCATTGTTAAAAAAATAAGTGAAAGCAAAAGAGTAGAAAAAATTTACTGTGCCCCCGGTAACGGAGGTATATCTGATATTGCAGAATGTGTGCCGATCAAAGTTATGGAATTTGATAAACTTATCACTTTTGCTAAGGAAAAGAATGTTGATTTAACTGTTATCGGCCCTGATGATCCGTTAGTTTTTGGTATTTCAGATGCTTTTATCAAAGCAGGATTAAAGGTGTTTGGTCCGACTAAAGATGGCGCGCAGATTGAGGGAAGTAAAGTTTTTTCTAAAGAACTTATGAAAAAATATAATATTCCTACTGCAAAATATGAAGTTTTTTCAGATTATAATGATGCACTTTCGTATATAACAAAGGAAAATACTTTCCCGACTGTTATAAAAGCAGAAGGTCTTGCGCTTGGTAAAGGCGTTATTATTGCAAATGATTTAAAAGAAGCAGAAGATGCCTTAAAAGAAATAATGATAGATAAAGTTTTCGGGGATTCAGGTAACAGAATTGTTATCGAAGAATTTTTAACAGGCCCTGAAATTTCTGTTCTGTCATTCTGTGATGGTGAAACTATTGTTCCAATGGTTTCAGCACAGGACCATAAAAGAGCTTTTGATAATGATAAAGGCCCTAATACAGGTGGTATGGGAACATTCTCACCAAGCAGAATTTATAATGAAAAATTACAGGAAGAATGTATGAATAATATATTTATTCCTACTGTTAAAGCGTTAAAGAGTGAGGGGATAACATATAAAGGCGTTATTTTCTTTGGTCTTATGTCAACAAAAAACGGAGTAAAAGTTATTGAATATAATGCACGTTTCGGAGACCCTGAAACTCAGGTTGTTCTTCCAAGACTTAAAACTGACATTGTTGATATCTTTGAAGCAGTTTGTGACGGAACTTTAAAAGATATAAATGTTGAGTGGGAAGACAATGCTTGCGTTTGTGTTGTTGAAGCATCAGGTGGATATCCTAAAAAATATCAGACAGGATATGAAATTTCAGGACTTTCTGATATAGAAGAAAATATCTATGTTTACCACGCAGGAACAAAAAAGGAAGATGGTAAATATTATACCGCAGGCGGAAGAGTTTTAGGTATAACTGCTAAATCTAAAGACCTTGATACTGCAATTTCCGATGCTTACAACGCTGTAAAGAACATCAACTTTAC